The window TTCCATTGGGGTCTGCTGAAGAAATAGTGGAGATACTTGTACTCGAGAGGTGAGTCTGGAAAACTGGATTGTTCTGCCAGGAGGTATTTCAGGATTTCCGGAGACTTTCTGGGTTTCAGTTTCGAAATTGTAAGACCTGAAGGAAACGGGTGAGAGGTAATTTCACTTTTCAAGTCTCTTTCCATATATTCGAAGTCTATCCAGTGAGTGAAGCCCCTGTTTGAGAAGAAATCCCTTTTCTCACTCTCGCTGTCGGCAATTCTGACACAGATTCTTGTTCCCGCCGCTGGAAAGAAGTTGCTTGTCGTATCCACAATTGAAGGGAGTGCGGTCTCGTAAAGAAGAGACATCAAGCTATTGTCGGCACCTTCGTCTAATATTATGTCAAGCCAAACGTGGTGGAAGTGATCCCTACTGAAATTCTGTCTCGTAAGGAACCTCACGAAACCAACCGCACGTCCATTTTCGACAGCGAGGAGGACATTTTTTCTTCGATTCAGCAATGGGTTCTTTAGATCTTCAACTGCGAATCTCTCTGCAAGAGGATGCTTCTTCTCATAGACACTCTGCATGAGAAGCATCTGTTCTGTGTACTCTTTTGAGTAGCCTGTTATTTGCACCATACCGCCTCCGCTCGCTGTTAATCTTCATAATCTGCGATTTCTTCGATATTTGTCTTCTTCTATAATGGAAATTTCGAGTCAAGCCAGGATCTCATTTAATGATTGCCAGATAACTCTAAGATAAAAGTGGCATAATATATAAATAATAGAATCTATTAGAGTCTGTCAAGTACACCACGGTAAATTCTGAGGACAGGGTGTGATGAAGTGAAAGGAATCGGGGGCTCTAATGGATTTGTCAGTATATTGAAGCCCGGAGGTGGACCTCTAATGTTTTTTGGTAAGAAAGAAATGGCGATCATTCAGCTGTTTAATGAGCATCTGGATTTCATATCGAGAACCCTGGAAAACCTTGAAAAGGTCTTTCTTGCCTGCCAGAATG is drawn from Mesotoga infera and contains these coding sequences:
- a CDS encoding GNAT family N-acetyltransferase, which encodes MQITGYSKEYTEQMLLMQSVYEKKHPLAERFAVEDLKNPLLNRRKNVLLAVENGRAVGFVRFLTRQNFSRDHFHHVWLDIILDEGADNSLMSLLYETALPSIVDTTSNFFPAAGTRICVRIADSESEKRDFFSNRGFTHWIDFEYMERDLKSEITSHPFPSGLTISKLKPRKSPEILKYLLAEQSSFPDSPLEYKYLHYFFSRPQWKSEGFILASLDPKGNIAGSIMLYPDNTDNSMFHTEEVFVVEKWRKKGVARALLAESLKCLKKAGKDRAFLSVTSDRASAKRMYEEASFRFLYKREVLALTI